Within Styela clava chromosome 8, kaStyClav1.hap1.2, whole genome shotgun sequence, the genomic segment TTATGGCTTCTGTCACATCAGGACCACCAGTTTTGACACCTCACATGCGCCAAGCTTTGTCAAACTTATCCAACAAACTCTTTATGCAGGGAAATTCAAAATATGACAATTTCACATCTCAATTACCAGGTAACCTATATCAATTTAAGAGTTGTAAATTGCCTATTATAGAAAGGCGTACAGGTACTATTAAATCAAAAGTTATGGTATTTGTGTAAAGAAAAACGGTagacatttatttatttgtataattTAGATTTCAATACTTGATAGCAGCTACATTTATCCTTACcaatataaataatttcatcattgggaatttttttattgtattaagTTATCAATATCAAAGTTATTATTTGACATAACTAACATATTATTCAAGCAATGATTCACTATTGAGGCGATTTTTTCTGAATtctcaaattacatttttttcgattttccatattaataatatatattgttattttgtcAGGAAATGAAATTCTGACAAATCTACCCCTTCAAATGACAATGTATTTCAATGTCTATCTCTTTCCATTCTGGTTCACAACTTACTGTGTTATGCTTGGAGTAAAGTATTCTTATCTTGGAGGCACATTTAAAGTTATATTAATTGCTATGTTGATTCTATACACATTAATTGAAATTGCACGATTGTATCTCGGATACATTGGAAACTTGCAAGAAAAGGTTTGTACTAAACACCAGTATGGATTCTGCTTTACAAAGTTTTCTTCATTTATGTGCCTAGACGAATCTTAGTTGTATGCTTTTATGATATTTTCATCGCTATCGGTCAATAGCGTAGCCAGCCCCAAATTTTGGAAGGGGGCAAATTTTTTtcgtataatgacgtaatacgacgcttcctcgtgccttttgctccgaacaaacCGAGATAAAAAAGCCACTGATATATCAATATCTCAAAGAAACACTCCCGTGTTATTAAAGGCATATGAGCAcgcattttcatctatctcgTTTGCttcatttggtgaaaggattattgaCAGCAAGCCAGGAAACATCCGGTTTTCAATGAATCGTTCAAGAATAAagcaaaatggtgttggaaAGGGCATATGAATTtatgggtgaccgtacatttgaacccatgcgtatatccaagggttcaatctatatgcgggtgctaaaacccatgggttagtatgggtttaactatccgtgaaacaaaaaaaattccataggtgcaattgtcatgggttcaaatgtaatggaaccgaattTATGTATTACTGCAAATTGGCATTTGAGAAAAATAGCGAAAATTGGGGGGGTCATGGCACCTC encodes:
- the LOC144425761 gene encoding transmembrane protein 17-like, giving the protein MASVTSGPPVLTPHMRQALSNLSNKLFMQGNSKYDNFTSQLPGNEILTNLPLQMTMYFNVYLFPFWFTTYCVMLGVKYSYLGGTFKVILIAMLILYTLIEIARLYLGYIGNLQEKVPELAGFLLLSAPQIVLILILLAHPDVILLPMEGVMHTILLLMIVIELLSGLSTLSAMTRQQATKFRLQQFIDLENMNTPLVEEHNQPDEVGRFQ